The nucleotide sequence TTCAGACTAATCTTAAACTTAAAGGTGACCTAAATAATGACCTTACTCCTATTCTTACCACTTTAGCCGGAGATGCTTTAGCCGAAATTTTAACTGCAGATGTGGATACCAAAAAAATGCCGCTTTTAGCAAAATTAGATGATCAGCTGAATTTTATAGATCTTGATGATATCAATCTAAATAATTTAAAGACAAAATTGAACTTTGATAACGGCGCGGTTAATATTCAGCCATTCGATTTTAAAATTAAAGATGTTTTAGTGCAGATTTCAGGAAGTCATGGTTTTGATATGAATATGAATTATAAGCTGAATTTGGATGTTCCTGCAAAATATTTGGGCAATCAGATAAGTGGCACCTTAAGCAAACTTAGCGGATCTAGTCTTGAAAATACGAAAGTTGAAATCCCAGTGGGATTAAACGGAACCTTCCAAAGCCCTAAGATTAACCTGAATATGCAACGAGCAATTACTAGTTTAACTCAGAAAATTGCTGAAGAACAAAAGGATAAATTAAAAGAAAAAGGAACTAATGCTCTAAATGACCTTATTAATAAACAATTAGGGAAAAATAACAAAGGTAATCCTACAACGACCGACAGCACGGGTACTGCAAAACCAACAAAAGCTCCAGATTCTACAAAAACTCAGGAGAAGAAAATCGAAGATGCGGCTAAATCTATTCTTGGCGGGCTTTTGACTAAGAATAAAAAGAAGAAAGATACTGTGCAATAGTTCAATGAGTAGTGCGTAGTGCGTAGTGCGTAGTGCGTAGTGCGTAAAAAAGAAGACCCGCTTGGATTCTAAAAATCTAAGCGGGTTTTTATTTAATATTTATGTTGTTTGCCTCCGCAATATTAGCTGGTGTCTTTGTGATAAACTTTGCCAATACAATATGATGACCTTTCTTGGAAGTCGGTATTTCTTCTAAAGTTAGTTTCAGCATAAAATTTGTATCCACCTTATATAAAGCACAATCAAGATCTAGCACTTCTTTATCTATTTGAACTACGATAGGCAAATCAATATCTGCATGTTCTAAAATGAGATCTTTTATAGACACATACTCAGGTTGATATTCGTCTTTATAGGTAATAATTATTTTACCATCAAAATGAGCGCTATCTAGAATAAAAGGCTCTTTCTCGACTTCAAGACTTTTAATATTATCGGGGTTTAGGGTTGGATACAAAACCTGATTCGCTATAAATTGATCTTCTATAAAAAGAGCGATCTGATCTTCAGCATTAGCACTATTCAATAGATTAACGACCTCCATTTCAGAATCTTCTGAATACTTTTTTTGGGGATGTTCTATTTCTTGTCCAAAAAGCAAAGAAGTTGTAAAAAATAATAAGACAAAATTCGATAATTTCAACATAAATCTTATTTTTTAGTACAAACAGGAAACACTATTTCTCTATTTTTTTAATTACTTTACAAGGATTTCCGGCAGCGAAAACATCATCAGGAATGTCTTTGGTCACTACACTTCCTGCTCCTATAACTGCTCGATTTCCAATTTTGACACCGGGACAGATGGTAACATTCCCACCAACCCAAACATCTTCTCCTATTTCTATCGCTTTAGAAAATTCTAAAAGTGAAGCCCTTTCCTTTGCATTTAGAGGATGCGAAGCAGTATAAATTTGCACATTAGGACCAAACATACTTCGAGAACCTATGCTAACTTCCATGCCATCCAAAATGACACAATTAAAATTGAAGTAAACACCGTCTCCAGTTTTGATGTTATACCCGTAATCACAAAAGAAAGGTGGCTGAACAACTAATTCTTTTCCACCATTCGGAATCAAATCTTTCAAAGTAGCAGTTAACTTTTCCGGCTGTTCTTCGGGAATAGAATTATACTTTTTTATAAGTTCCCTCGCTTTCAAACGCTCTTTAGTCAGCTCTTCATCACCAGCAAAATATAATTCACCAGAAAGCATTTTTTCTTTTTGTGATTTCATACGTTGGTTTTAAGCGATCTTAAGTTCTACCACAAAACCTTCATGAGCTCTAACATTAAAAGCAGTTCCATCTTCAAATAATAGATATTGGCCTTTTACACCCATTAATTTTCCCTGATAAAATGGTGATTTTGTAAGATTCAGCGTTTTAATTTTTGATGAAAATTCCTTTACAGGAAACTTAATTTCAGTTTCTTTATTATCCGGTAAATAGTACGCTTTGGCTTCTTCAGGAATAAAATCTTTTAATTTTTCTCGCTCTTCTTCCAGGTTTAAATCTAAAATATCATTGGTTAACATTTTCCGCCAGTTTGTTTTATCAGAAACATGAGCCTTTAAAGCAATTTCTGTAATTCCGGCCAAATATCTATTGGGAACTTCTACAATTTCAATTGCTTCGTGTGCTCCCTGATCGATCCATCTTGTAGGCACCTGAGTTTTACGAGTCACACCAACTTTTACATTACTTGAATTTGCTAAATAAACGATATGCGGTGTTAGCTGCACTCTTTTTTCGTATTCTAAATCTCGATCTTCCTGATCTAAATGTGCTTTACTGAGTTCTGGCTTCATAATCCATTCTCCCGCCTGCGGTATCGAGGTAAAACAATCGTAACAAAAACCCTGTCTAAAAATTTTCTTTTGTTGTCCACAATTAAGGCATTGAAAACGTAGAAAATTCAGACTTAAGTTTTTCTCTAGAAGCTGATTAAGATTTAAAAAATCGTTCTCAAATTCCAGATAATACTCTACATTTTCCAACAGTTCTGTTTTCATTTTGGTGAGCACACCTTCGTATCTCATATCTTTTTCATTATTTTTAACTGATGCGTTTTTGCAGGCTTCAAAGATTCGGTTATTTTTAACCTACCAACCAAAAAGCTCTGTAAAGAGTTGATAAATATATAATAAATAAATGCCAATTCCATTAGTAAATTCCATTGCTTCATGGTTTCTAAAGAAGCGTATTCACCAAATGGAATTATTTATAAAGTATCCTCACGATGTACAGGATGAGCTTCTAAAAGGACTAATTCATAAAGCTAAAAACACAGAAATTGGTAGAAAATATGCATTTTCTGAAATCAAATCCTATAAGGATTTCGCTTCTCGTGTCCCATTACATTCTTACGAAAATTATTACGAAGCGATCGAAAGAAGCCGTTTAGGAGAAAATAATATCTTTTGGCCTACACCTATAAAATGGTTCGCAAAATCTAGCGGAACTACTAATGCGAAAAGTAAATTTATACCAGTAAGTGAGGATTCTCTGGAGCATTGTCATTATGCTGCCGGGAAAGATCTGCTTTGCGTGTATTTAAATAATAACCCAGGCTCTCAGTTTTTTACAGGTAAAAGTTTACGCTTAGGCGGAAGTAAAGAAATATACAAAGATAAAGGGACTAGCTACGGTGATTTATCGGCTATTTTAATTGATAATATGCCTTTTTGGGCCGAGTTTAGTAGCACGCCAAGTAATGAAGTTTCTTTGATGCATGATTGGGAAGTAAAAATGCAAGCCATTGTTGAAGAAACCATAAAAGAAAATGTAACCAGTCTTGCCGGCGTTCCTTCCTGGATGTTGGTTTTGCTGAATAACGTTTTAGAACATACCGGTAAAGAAAGTATTTTCGAAGTTTGGCGAAATATTGAAGTTTATTTTCACGGTGGTGTAAGCTTCGATCCTTATGCCGCTCAATATCAAAAGATCTTACCTAACGAAGATTTTAGATATTACGAAATTTATAACGCTTCGGAAGGTTTTTTTGCCTGTCAGGATCAAAATGACAATAAAGATTTGCTCTTAATGTTAGACTACGGAATTTTCTATGAGTTTATTCCGATGCATACCTACGGAAGTAATGAGGAAGAGATCATCCCCCTTTCTGAAGTTGAAATTGGTAAAAATTACGCCATCGTTATTACGACCAATGCAGGTTTATGGCGTTATAAAATTGGCGATACGGTTCGATTTACCTCAACTAGTCCCTATCGTATAAAAGTATCTGGAAGAACAAAACATCACATTAACGTTTTTGGCGAAGAGTTGATTATAGAAAACGCAGAAACTGCATTAAAAAAAGCATCGCTTACCAACAATTGCGAGATTGTCGATTATACAGCTGCCCCGGTTTTTATGGATGGGAAAGAAAAAGGAGCGCACGAGTGGATTATTGAATTTAAGAATCCGCCAAAATCTATGTCAGAATTTAATGAAGATTTAGACAAGGCCCTGCAGCAAGTAAATAGTGATTACGAAGCGAAGCGCTATTTAAATATGACTCTGAATGCGCCTAAAATTCACGTAGCACGGGAAAAGTTATTTCATGATTGGCTTCAGAAAAATGGTAAACTAGGCGGGCAGCATAAAATACCAAGATTATCGAATTCTAGAGATTATGTGGAAGAATTACTAGGGATGATGTAGATGATTAGTTAACGGTTTATAGTTATCATTAAACAAGTTTACAAAGCTCAATTAACAGTAATCAATTAACAGGAAGGCTTTTAGTTTCCAGCTGTCAGCAATTAACAGTCAGCTTTTAGCTTTTAGTTCTCAGAGAGCGGCCTTCAACTAATTTTAAATTATCGTGATTCCGGACTTGATCCGGGATCTCATATTATATTGTAAAGCAAATTATAGTGATAAGACTCTGAATCAAGCTCATAGTGAGCACACCTCATTATGATTTATTGCAGGCATTCAATTTTGGATTTACAAGTTGAAGGAAAGAATAAATACTATCAGAAAATTCTAATATAACATTCTAGGTTTTCTCTCTGATAATCGCTTGCTATAATTCAAAACGATGAATTTCGAATGAAACCCTTTAAGTAATTCAGTAATAAAAAGCTTTAAAACTCATCCATTTTCTATATTTTAGCTTTTAAATATCAGCTCTAACCGTGAATTATCTTAAACAACAAAATATGCGAAAAGCCTTACTATTTCTTATTCCACTTTTAATTTGTCTAATATCAATTGGATGCGGTAGCGATTCTAAAGAAATATCACTTAACGAATTTAACGAAGAAATTTTACCTTCCGAAGAAATCAAGAAAGTGGTAATCGAAGATCGCGAAGATATATTCATTTATACTTCAGAAAAGGTACCTTATAGACTTAAGGCTAGCGAAATTGGTGATATCGAAGAATTTATAGATCATTTATACTCTCAGCAAGAAAATATAGATATCACCTATAATGCGAATGTTAATAATACAGGACTTTTATTATGGCAACTTTTTAATCTCCTTGTTCCCATCCTTTTACTTACTCACATCATATTATTATGGATTGCATTAAGAAAGGTCATTAAATCTACAGCTGGAGATCTAGAGAAAATCCTATACGCTATGATTTCAATATTCGTTCCATTCTTTGGCCCGATTATTTATTTAACCACAAAACCAAAATCATAACGAAAGATTATTAAAAGAAAAACCCTCATTTTCACTTTAGAATATGAGGGCTTTTTTTAGTTTCAACTAGTTATTATTAGTCAAAATCTTTAGTTACTTTATCTACAGCTGCAATCGTTGCATCTAAATCATCGTAACTTAACGCATCACTAATAAACCAGGTTTCAAAAGCACTTGGTGCAATATAAATTCCGTTTTCTAACATTCCGTGGAAAAAAGTATTGAACTTTCCATTTTTTGCAGCTTCCGCAGAAGAAGCAAAATCAGTTACTGCATCTTCAGAAAAATGTACAGAAATCATCGAACCTACTCGGTTAATCGTATGTTTTACTCCATTTGCATTTAAAACTTTCTCCATACCTTCATGAAGATATTCGGTCTTTTTATCGATACTTTTAAAAATCTCAGGATTTCCAGATAGTTCAGTAAGCATCGCTAATCCGGCTGCCATCGCCAGTGGATTTCCACTTAAGGTTCCTGCCTGATATACCGGCCCAACAGGAGCCAAATAATCCATAATTTCATTTCGGGCAGCAAAAGCACCAACCGGCAAACCTCCACCAATTACTTTTCCAAAGCAAACAATATCAGCATTGATTCCTAATCGTTCCTGTACACCACCTGCTGCCAATCTAAAACCTGTCATCACCTCATCGAAAATCAGTAAGATTCCGGTTTCATCACAAAGCTTTCTCAAACCTTCCAAAAATCCTTCAGTTGGAGGAATACATCCCATATTTCCCGGCACAGGTTCTACAATAATACAGGCAATTTCATCCTTATTTTGTTCAGCAATCTGCTTCACTTCCTCTAAATCATTATAAGCGGCAAGCAAAGTATCTTTTGCCGTTCCCTGCGTAACACCCGGGCTGTTAGGCGTTCCAAAAGTCATCGCTCCACTCCCAGCCTGAATTAAAAATGAATCACTATGCCCGTGATAACAACCTGCAAATTTGATAATTTTCTCTTTTCCGGTAAAACCTCTGGCTAGTCGAACTGCACTCATACAAGCTTCGGTTCCTGAGTTTACCATTCTAATCTTATCGATATTCGGAACCATTTTTACCGCTAATTCGGCTATTTTGGTTTCAATCTCTGTAGGCGTACCAAACGAAGTTCCTTTTTTAGCTCTTTCAATTACCGCATCTACTACCGGTTTATGAGCATGACCAAGTATCATTGGCCCCCAGGAATTAATATAATCGACAAGCTTATTTCCGTCTTCATCATAAATATAAGCACCTTCGGCTCTTTCAATAAAAATAGGATCTCCTCCTACCGCTTTAAAAGCTCTAACCGGTGAATTTACTCCACCCGGAATTACTTTTTTAGCTTCAGCAAATAAGGCACTACTTCTTTGATAAATCATATAATTGCAATTTTCTTATGGTCGTTCTTTTACTAATAAGGTTTGTCCTATATCAATAGTATTTCCAACTAATCGGTTTAATCTTTTAATCTCTTCTACAGTTGTGTCGTATCGTTTGGCGATAGAATACAAAGTATCTCCTTTTTTAACAATATAACTGTCGCCTTTTGCTTTAAACTCGGTCGTGTAATTTGGCGAAGGACGATCTAAAACTTCAGCATCATAGCGATATAGTTCGTAACGCTCAATCAAGTCCATCAACTTCTGTGGATAGCGACGATCGGTAGCATAACCTGCATCCCTTAATCCTTTTGCCCAACCTTTGTAATCATCGGTATCCAAATCAAAAAGCGCTGCATAGCGACGTCTTTCTGCCAGGAATAAAGAATGATCTCTAAAAGAATATTTTGGATGGCGATATTTTCTAAAACACTCCTGATTGCGATCATCGTCGTGATAAATCTTATCGCCCTGCCAATCGTGACATTTAATCCCAAAGTGATTATTAGCCTCTTGCGCCAATCTTCCTTTTCCCGAACCAGATTCGAGAATTCCCTGTGCCAAAGTTATGCTTGCAGGCACTTTGTACAATTGCATTTCCTGCTGCGCAATTGGCGCATAATCGGCGATATAGTTTTCTACGGTAAAATCGTAGGTTCTTACCGGCATAGTTTCAGCATCAGCAATTTCAGCAGGAGTATTGGTATTCCTGTTTCCCTGATTACGATTATTGATTACCGCTTCGTTTCTATGCTTTCTATTTTTACGAGTAGTCACTTTTTTCTTACTTCCGCAGGAAGCGACAACTAGTGATAATAAAATTAGTATGATGTAAGGCTTCAACCTCATATTATTCAATTATTAAGCTCATTTTCTTTTTCTCTAAATAACGGTTCATACCAGCTATTCCCTGCAATCCTCCTGTATGGATGGCTAAAATACGTGAATTTTCAGGAAAGTGATTTTTTTCAATTAAATCAAAAATACCAAACATCATCTTCCCTGTATAAATTGGATCTAGCTGAATCCCAAACTCCGTTTTAAAGTCATTTATAAAACTAACGAGTTCTTCATTTATTTTAGCATAACCACCAAAATGCTCATCGCTAACGAGTGTCCAGTTTTTTTTATTGCTGAAATGACTAATTTCTTCTTTTAAAAACTCCCCTTTTAATGCTGAAAAAGCCAAAACCTTTTGATTTTCAGCTGAAGCATTTATCAAACCTGAAGCTGTACCGCCAGTTCCGGAAGCGACGCAAATCACATCGAATTCTTTATCAGATTCACTTAAAATCTCTTCGCAGCCTCTAATAGCAAGCTCATTTGTTCCGCCTTCGGGAATTAAATAAAAATCGCCAAATTCATGATGTAAAGATTCGACAAAATCGGAATCATTTTTTCTTCGGAAATCTTCTCTTGAAATAAAGTGAAATTGCATCCCATTCTCCGAAGCAAACTTTAAGGTAGGATTTGATTTTAGCGTTTTCTGAAGGTCTTTTTTCAGCTCTTCCCCACGAATTACTCCGATTGTGGGAATATTATGAATTCTTCCTGCCGCGGCAGTCGCCGCAATATGATTAGAAAAAGCACCTCCAAAAGTCAAAATTTGACTTTTTTGGAGCGCTTTGGCTTTTAAAACATTGTATTTAAGCTTCCTGAATTTATTCCCGGAAACTTCAGCATGCAGTAAATCTTCTCGCTTTAACCAAACTTCAATATTCTGCTTTTCAAATTTCTTGATAAAGTCATTTCGAGAAAAAACTGCCTCATTTTTATTGAAAATCAAATCGAAGTTGCGCTCTGCATTCATTTTGCAAAGATGAGAAAGGCGAAAATTGGAACAAAGAATTAAAGAAAATATTTTAGGAAGGAATAAGCTTTTCTGTTAGTTAAGTAGTCTTCATCTTTTTCCTTAGTGTAGGCTTCAACCTCAAAACTAATATTTTGGTAGGCTTTCATAGAATCTCGATATTTTATCCAGCGAAAGAGAAATTCAGCTACATAAAAAATATAGAAGAAAACAACCAAAAGCTCCAATTGCTGCTTCAGATGGATCTTCTCGTGATTCACTAAAAGCTCATCCTCTTTGTATTCGGCCGTTTTCACAAAAATCACCGGCCAAATTGTGACCGCAATAAAGTTTTTACCTAGAATATGTTTGTTGACCAAAATCATTTTCTTCAAGTTAAGAATTGTAATTTTGTTTTCATGAGTTTTCCAAGAAAAAAAATACCTTTAGAAGACGGCGACTATTATTTAACGCCAGAAGGTTATAAATGTTTTACAGAGCAATATCATCTTAAACGTGGCTATTGCTGCGAAAGCGGTTGTAGACATTGCCCCTACGGTTATGATAAAAAGACGAATTCTCAATAATACATAAGTGATGGCTATTTGCTGTAATTATAGGAGATTTAAGGTTATTCGTATAGAAATAGTGCTTTTCAGAATAGTTAAAATAGTTTAATTCGGCATGATATTTGAGATTATCAAACAGTCTAACAAGTGATTAGCATCCTTGCTTAGGATTTTATAAATTATAAAATATAACACCTATGAAAGTTCTAAAATTTACTCCTGTGTTGTTGCTTTTGGCCATTTTCGTCACTTCTTGTAGCAGTGTGAGAGTAGCCTCTGATTATGATCGTGAAGCCAATTTTAATTCTTACAGCTCTT is from Zunongwangia endophytica and encodes:
- a CDS encoding sugar O-acetyltransferase, translating into MKSQKEKMLSGELYFAGDEELTKERLKARELIKKYNSIPEEQPEKLTATLKDLIPNGGKELVVQPPFFCDYGYNIKTGDGVYFNFNCVILDGMEVSIGSRSMFGPNVQIYTASHPLNAKERASLLEFSKAIEIGEDVWVGGNVTICPGVKIGNRAVIGAGSVVTKDIPDDVFAAGNPCKVIKKIEK
- a CDS encoding DUF2797 domain-containing protein, whose protein sequence is MRYEGVLTKMKTELLENVEYYLEFENDFLNLNQLLEKNLSLNFLRFQCLNCGQQKKIFRQGFCYDCFTSIPQAGEWIMKPELSKAHLDQEDRDLEYEKRVQLTPHIVYLANSSNVKVGVTRKTQVPTRWIDQGAHEAIEIVEVPNRYLAGITEIALKAHVSDKTNWRKMLTNDILDLNLEEEREKLKDFIPEEAKAYYLPDNKETEIKFPVKEFSSKIKTLNLTKSPFYQGKLMGVKGQYLLFEDGTAFNVRAHEGFVVELKIA
- a CDS encoding GH3 auxin-responsive promoter family protein, which codes for MPIPLVNSIASWFLKKRIHQMELFIKYPHDVQDELLKGLIHKAKNTEIGRKYAFSEIKSYKDFASRVPLHSYENYYEAIERSRLGENNIFWPTPIKWFAKSSGTTNAKSKFIPVSEDSLEHCHYAAGKDLLCVYLNNNPGSQFFTGKSLRLGGSKEIYKDKGTSYGDLSAILIDNMPFWAEFSSTPSNEVSLMHDWEVKMQAIVEETIKENVTSLAGVPSWMLVLLNNVLEHTGKESIFEVWRNIEVYFHGGVSFDPYAAQYQKILPNEDFRYYEIYNASEGFFACQDQNDNKDLLLMLDYGIFYEFIPMHTYGSNEEEIIPLSEVEIGKNYAIVITTNAGLWRYKIGDTVRFTSTSPYRIKVSGRTKHHINVFGEELIIENAETALKKASLTNNCEIVDYTAAPVFMDGKEKGAHEWIIEFKNPPKSMSEFNEDLDKALQQVNSDYEAKRYLNMTLNAPKIHVAREKLFHDWLQKNGKLGGQHKIPRLSNSRDYVEELLGMM
- a CDS encoding PLDc N-terminal domain-containing protein → MRKALLFLIPLLICLISIGCGSDSKEISLNEFNEEILPSEEIKKVVIEDREDIFIYTSEKVPYRLKASEIGDIEEFIDHLYSQQENIDITYNANVNNTGLLLWQLFNLLVPILLLTHIILLWIALRKVIKSTAGDLEKILYAMISIFVPFFGPIIYLTTKPKS
- the hemL gene encoding glutamate-1-semialdehyde 2,1-aminomutase, which produces MIYQRSSALFAEAKKVIPGGVNSPVRAFKAVGGDPIFIERAEGAYIYDEDGNKLVDYINSWGPMILGHAHKPVVDAVIERAKKGTSFGTPTEIETKIAELAVKMVPNIDKIRMVNSGTEACMSAVRLARGFTGKEKIIKFAGCYHGHSDSFLIQAGSGAMTFGTPNSPGVTQGTAKDTLLAAYNDLEEVKQIAEQNKDEIACIIVEPVPGNMGCIPPTEGFLEGLRKLCDETGILLIFDEVMTGFRLAAGGVQERLGINADIVCFGKVIGGGLPVGAFAARNEIMDYLAPVGPVYQAGTLSGNPLAMAAGLAMLTELSGNPEIFKSIDKKTEYLHEGMEKVLNANGVKHTINRVGSMISVHFSEDAVTDFASSAEAAKNGKFNTFFHGMLENGIYIAPSAFETWFISDALSYDDLDATIAAVDKVTKDFD
- a CDS encoding glucosaminidase domain-containing protein; the protein is MRLKPYIILILLSLVVASCGSKKKVTTRKNRKHRNEAVINNRNQGNRNTNTPAEIADAETMPVRTYDFTVENYIADYAPIAQQEMQLYKVPASITLAQGILESGSGKGRLAQEANNHFGIKCHDWQGDKIYHDDDRNQECFRKYRHPKYSFRDHSLFLAERRRYAALFDLDTDDYKGWAKGLRDAGYATDRRYPQKLMDLIERYELYRYDAEVLDRPSPNYTTEFKAKGDSYIVKKGDTLYSIAKRYDTTVEEIKRLNRLVGNTIDIGQTLLVKERP
- a CDS encoding 1-aminocyclopropane-1-carboxylate deaminase/D-cysteine desulfhydrase; this translates as MNAERNFDLIFNKNEAVFSRNDFIKKFEKQNIEVWLKREDLLHAEVSGNKFRKLKYNVLKAKALQKSQILTFGGAFSNHIAATAAAGRIHNIPTIGVIRGEELKKDLQKTLKSNPTLKFASENGMQFHFISREDFRRKNDSDFVESLHHEFGDFYLIPEGGTNELAIRGCEEILSESDKEFDVICVASGTGGTASGLINASAENQKVLAFSALKGEFLKEEISHFSNKKNWTLVSDEHFGGYAKINEELVSFINDFKTEFGIQLDPIYTGKMMFGIFDLIEKNHFPENSRILAIHTGGLQGIAGMNRYLEKKKMSLIIE
- a CDS encoding DUF5522 domain-containing protein; amino-acid sequence: MSFPRKKIPLEDGDYYLTPEGYKCFTEQYHLKRGYCCESGCRHCPYGYDKKTNSQ